The Cucumis melo cultivar AY chromosome 6, USDA_Cmelo_AY_1.0, whole genome shotgun sequence genome includes a region encoding these proteins:
- the LOC103483276 gene encoding F-box/kelch-repeat protein SKIP4-like, with the protein MDNVLGSNSLEELTPPPGRSLIHSLPDDIALSILSRIPRKYHQNLKCVSNRWKDLVNSQEWYACREKNNLAETWIYALCRDKSEQLSCYVLDLNSSKRCWKQMKCLPTCSFKRKGMGFEAMGRKLYVLGGCSWSEDATDEVYCYDTSINSWSPVAPLSSARCYFACEVLNGKLYTMGGLCPSSGDRHSWDVYDPCTNTWESHLDNTNIQNEIEGSIVMDGKIYIRLRSVDSQVYALVYDPSSGTWQHSDSEMVSGWRGPAVIVDKTLYVLDQSSGTRLMMWNNEDKEWIPVGRFSALLTRPPCQLVAVGRKIVVVGKGLSSVIFDVSNVRTMEGLMVSSSIPRSDSDIDVLSCKCITI; encoded by the exons ATGGACAATGTTTTAGGTTCAAATAGTCTTGAAGAACTGACCCCACCACCAGGGCGATCTCTGATACACTCTCTTCCAGATGACATTGCTCTTTCCATCCTCtcaaggattcctcgaaaataCCATCAAAATCTAAAATGTGTCTCAAATAGATGGAAAGATTTAGTGAACAGCCAAGAGTGGTATGCATGCCGTGAGAAGAATAATCTTGCTGAGACTTGGATCTATGCTTTGTGTAGAGACAAGTCTGAACAGCTTTCTTGTTATGTGTTGGATCTTAACTCATCAAAAAGGTGTTGGAAACAGATGAAATGTTTGCCTACTTGCAGCTTTAAAAGGAAGGGTATGGGGTTTGAAGCAATGGGAAGGAAGCTCTATGTATTAGGTGGTTGCAGTTGGTCTGAAGATGCTACTGATGAAGTTTACTGCTACGATACTTCCATAAATAGTTGGAGTCCAGTTGCTCCATTGTCATCGGCTAG ATGCTACTTTGCATGTGAAGTCTTAAATGGAAAGCTCTATACCATGGGGGGGTTATGTCCCAGTTCAGGTGATCGACATTCTTGGGATGTATATGATCCGTGCACCAACACATGGGAATCTCACTTGGATAATACAAATATTCAGAATGAAATTGAAGGTTCTATTGTGATGGATGGAAAGATATATATCCGTCTTCGATCTGTAGATTCTCAAGTGTATGCTCTAGTTTACGACCCATCCAGCGGAACGTGGCAGCACAGTGACTCAGAAATGGTTTCAGGATGGCGAGGTCCAGCAGTTATCGTTGACAAAACCCTTTACGTCTTGGATCAAAGTTCTGGGACCAGATTGATGATGTGGAACAATGAAGACAAGGAATGGATTCCAGTAGGGAGATTTTCTGCCCTTCTGACAAGACCGCCATGTCAACTTGTCGCCGTTGGGAGAAAAATTGTAGTTGTAGGGAAGGGACTCAGCAGTGTCATCTTTGACGTTAGCAACGTGAGGACTATGGAGGGGTTGATGGTGAGTTCCTCTATACCAAGATCAGATTCTGATATTGATGTACTTTCCTGTAAATGTATAACAATTTAA
- the LOC103483278 gene encoding uncharacterized protein LOC103483278, whose translation MSSDKPGEDAGVSGFESEETEPDSELEELELEVQQMAQRILHYRSTMWAEIKSSFCSLLESSRPLAIASEPGISARPYHEDDEQTTRGEDTILHEEGLETAKKIQLMKDKISSNITMIPTVLKRMKDCISTIDKLDSYNGVIHPAFKRKKTS comes from the exons ATGTCCTCAGACAAACCCGGTGAAGATGCCGGGGTTTCTGGATTTGAATCCGAAGAAACCGAGCCCGATTCTGAGCTTGAGGAGCTGGAGCTTGAAGTTCAGCAAATGGCTCAGAGGATTCTTCACTACAGATCCACTATGTGGGCTGAAATCAAGTCCTCATTCTGTTCGTTACTTGAATCCTCGAGGCCTCTCGCCATAGCTTCGGAACCAGGAATATCTGCTCGTCCGTATCATGAAG ATGATGAGCAAACCACAAGAGGTGAAGACACAATCCTTCATGAAGAGGGTTTAGAAACCGCAAAGAAGATACAATTGATGAAAGATAAAATATCAAGTAATATTACTATGATCCCAACAGTCCTGAAGAGGATGAAAGACTGTATTTCAACAATTGACAAATTGGATTCTTATAATGGAGTCATACATCCTGcattcaaaaggaaaaaaactaGCTGA
- the LOC103483279 gene encoding uncharacterized protein LOC103483279, with product MVNQRTDKLLRRTTMVATVTASYFLLTADYGPQPNFLDPVKKIILSAESSIKGFIFGSNNQSQEGQREKLGSNGVKDNA from the exons ATGGTGAATCAGCGAACAGACAAGTTGCTGAGAAGAACAACTATGGTGGCCACTGTCACTGCTTCATACTTTCTTTTAACCGCCGATTATGGTCCTCAGCCCAATTTTCTCGATCCT GTCAAAAAGATTATACTGTCAGCAGAAAGTTCGATAAAGGGCTTCATCTTTGGATCAAATAATCAATCTCAAGAAGGTCAAAGAGAGAAGCTCGGCTCAAATGGCGTCAAGGACAATGCATGA
- the LOC103483280 gene encoding uncharacterized protein LOC103483280: MSKKNSLSRRKKQYEFDLQREKQEKEKAAKKLQAKKNNMKVDGSGKKKKGGGGFQVGKKKVKTKLTAAAKAKASQAMDLDK, encoded by the exons ATGTCGAAGAAGAACAGTCTTTCGCGCAGGAAGAAACAATATGAATTCGACCTTCAAA gggaaaaacaagaaaaagaaaaggctgCAAAGAAGCTTCAAGCAAAGAAGAATAACATGAAA GTTGATGGTagtggaaagaaaaagaagggtgGAGGTGGATTTCAAGTTGGGAAGAAAAAAGTGAAGACCAAGTTGACGGCAGCAGCAAAAGCAAAAGCTTCTCAAGCTATGGACCTTGATAAATGA
- the LOC103483281 gene encoding actin-depolymerizing factor 7-like, translating to MANSSSGMAVHDECKLKFLDLKAKRKYRFIVFKIEEKMQQVTVEKVGGPDETYDDFTASIPANECRYAVYDFDFTTEENCQKSKIYFIAWSPDSSRIRSKMLYASSKDRFKRELDGIQVELQATDPSEMSFDIIKSRAL from the exons ATG GCAAATTCATCATCAGGAATGGCGGTCCATGATGAGTGCAAGCTCAAGTTTTTGGATCTGAAAGCCAAAAGAAAATATAGATTCATAGTGTTCAAGATTGAGGAGAAGATGCAACAGGTGACCGTCGAGAAGGTCGGTGGTCCCGACGAAACCTACGATGATTTCACTGCTTCCATCCCTGCCAATGAGTGTCGTTATGCTGTCTATGATTTTGACTTCACAACCGAAGAGAATTGCCAGAAGAGCAAGATTTACTTCATTGCCTG GTCACCAGACTCATCAAGAATAAGAAGTAAAATGTTGTATGCAAGTTCGAAGGATAGATTCAAGAGAGAGTTGGATGGAATTCAAGTCGAATTACAAGCCACGGATCCGAGTGAGATGAGCTTTGACATCATTAAATCGAGAGCTCTCTAA